The Oryzias melastigma strain HK-1 unplaced genomic scaffold, ASM292280v2 sc00890, whole genome shotgun sequence genome contains a region encoding:
- the hic2 gene encoding hypermethylated in cancer 2 protein: MELPNHAKQLLLQLNQQRAKGFLCDVIIVVENALFRAHKNILAASSIYFKSLVLHDNLINLDTEMVNPSVFRQVLDFIYTGKLLSSSDQSSDQNFSALLTAASYLQLHDLAALCRKKLKRSGGKPLPGKPSTPGPISRLRLNNQRLSSSTPAGPNNHYPSTPSDADQQQPDEGLRDKLSDDEMFVGSSGKNGGNGSSNGNLSSGASAGEPDLGLDLSKKSPHSAGTATDALSPHSNSQESPQSASVSTTNSASLDDSSTPLPGVDTCTSEHMDHSSSKTSEEPPNQSDGPPPSKKTRQGARKNEWPKKEVSGLKSEDHDRPLVNGVIVGPKDGRSSTIGGGNGSSFTTDQSFQCKDDEEVGENGQDHSEESGQSDGESAGGRGGAGGGHQSANYVYRQEGFEPAFGDNLYVCIPCGKGFPSSEQLNAHVETHTEDELYIKEEGGTFVKEEDEEEAEDLSAPVGPSSFGSETRPFKCTVCSKSYKDPATLRQHEKSHWLTRPFPCNICGKMFTQRGTMTRHMRSHLGLKPFACEECGMRFTRQYRLTEHMRVHSGEKPYECQLCGGKFTQQRNLISHLRMHTSPT, from the coding sequence TCTCTGGTCCTCCACGATAACCTCATTAACCTTGACACAGAGATGGTCAATCCCTCTGTATTTAGGCAAGTTCTGGACTTCATCTACACTGGAAAACTCCTGTCCTCGTCAGACCAGAGCAGTGATCAGAATTTCAGTGCCCTTTTGACTGCAGCCAGCTACCTCCAGCTCCATGATCTTGCAGCTCTGTGCAGAAAGAAGCTTAAGCGCAGTGGGGGGAAACCTTTGCCAGGCAAGCCCTCTACTCCGGGTCCTATTAGCCGCTTACGCCTCAATAACCAGCGCCTTTCCTCTTCTACCCCTGCTGGCCCAAATAACCACTATCCCTCCACGCCTTCGGATGCCGACCAGCAGCAGCCAGATGAAGGCCTTCGGGACAAGCTCTCAGATGATGAAATGTTTGTTGGCAGTTCTGGAAAGAATGGGGGTAATGGCAGCAGTAATGGTAATCTAAGCAGCGGAGCAAGTGCTGGAGAGCCAGATCTTGGACTAGACCTTTCCAAGAAGAGCCCTCACTCTGCAGGAACAGCCACTGATGCCCTCAGCCCTCATAGCAACTCCCAAGAATCCCCTCAATCTGCCTCAGTGTCCACAACCAACAGTGCCTCACTGGATGACTCCTCAACCCCCCTACCAGGTGTAGACACATGCACCTCAGAACACATGGACCATTCCTCCTCTAAAACCTCAGAGGAGCCTCCAAACCAATCTGATGGCCCACCACCCAGCAAAAAAACAAGGCAGGGTGCCCGCAAGAACGAATGGCCTAAGAAGGAAGTATCAGGGTTGAAATCTGAAGATCATGACAGGCCTCTGGTCAATGGGGTGATTGTCGGTCCTAAAGACGGGCGGTCCTCCACAATTGGAGGAGGGAATGGTAGCAGCTTTACTACAGACCAATCCTTCCAGTGTAAAGATGATGAAGAAGTGGGAGAGAATGGTCAGGACCACAGTGAAGAAAGCGGGCAAAGCGATGGAGAGAGTgcaggaggcagaggaggagcaggagggggACACCAAAGCGCTAACTATGTGTACCGACAAGAAGGTTTTGAGCCAGCATTCGGGGACAACCTCTACGTGTGCATTCCCTGTGGTAAGGGCTTTCCCAGTTCAGAGCAGCTAAATGCTCACGTGGAGACGCACACAGAGGATGAGCTATATATCAAAGAAGAAGGGGGAACCTTtgtaaaagaagaagatgaggaggaagcaGAGGACCTCTCAGCACCTGTTGGTCCCTCCAGCTTTGGCTCAGAAACTCGTCCATTCAAGTGTACCGTCTGCAGCAAGAGCTACAAAGACCCTGCAACGCTGAGGCAACACGAAAAAAGCCACTGGCTAACCAGGCCCTTCCCCTGCAACATCTGCGGCAAAATGTTCACTCAGAGGGGAACCATGACACGCCACATGCGCAGCCACCTAGGCCTCAAGCCGTTCGCATGTGAGGAGTGTGGCATGCGCTTCACACGCCAGTACCGCCTGACGGAGCACATGCGCGTTCACTCTGGGGAGAAGCCGTATGAATGCCAGCTATGTGGTGGGAAGTTTACCCAGCAGCGCAACCTCATCAGTCACCTGAGAATGCACACCTCGCCCACTTAG